A portion of the Halodesulfovibrio aestuarii DSM 17919 = ATCC 29578 genome contains these proteins:
- the traF gene encoding conjugative transfer signal peptidase TraF produces the protein MTAHCAGYRLNLTRSEPLGLYKIVSEAPSRGDLASFCFSPENEYKDLTADRNYLGTSLLCPSGQKPLLKEVVGVDGDSLTVKFSSMKVNDTIFILTSRAHDSNGRKLPHELRSGTIPGSKALLLSTHHKNSFDSRYFGLVDVMALRKVIPVFTFN, from the coding sequence ATAACGGCTCATTGTGCCGGCTATCGGCTCAACCTCACTCGTTCAGAACCCTTAGGCTTGTACAAAATAGTTTCTGAAGCACCTAGTCGCGGGGATTTAGCAAGCTTCTGCTTCTCTCCGGAGAATGAATACAAAGATCTTACAGCTGACCGTAATTACCTTGGCACAAGTCTACTTTGCCCTTCCGGCCAGAAGCCTCTTTTAAAGGAAGTTGTTGGCGTGGACGGCGATTCACTCACAGTCAAATTCAGCTCGATGAAGGTGAACGACACCATTTTCATACTGACGAGCCGGGCTCACGACAGCAACGGGCGCAAACTGCCACACGAATTACGCTCAGGCACCATTCCTGGAAGCAAAGCACTCCTACTTTCTACACATCACAAAAACAGTTTTGACAGCAGATATTTTGGACTTGTGGATGTAATGGCGCTCCGCAAAGTCATCCCCGTTTTCACCTTTAACTAA